A stretch of the Acidilobus sp. 7A genome encodes the following:
- a CDS encoding dihydrodipicolinate synthase family protein yields MPRVEGVVVPLITPFTSDGKVDYDAFEWHVKRLVDGGVSGLFPNSTTGEFVHVTFDEALRLVKAAVAATPSSIMVLPGVSSLRTEDSVRMAREFVNVGADGVVVLPPFFFRSSEEIAYRHFSAVAKSVDVPVIIYNNPLNTGVVVPVSTYVRLASEFSNVMAAKVTYADFSYLVELIRDVKAVRKDFTVLTGLDYMFLPTLLVGGDGVVPGLGNIAPELYVGLYRAFNSRDWDGVVRLNRAVLQLSRLYWLTGQGVESPATIKAVLEAIGAPVKRYVREPLRPLNDEEVKKALEIFNEAKSEAAIKQRS; encoded by the coding sequence TTGCCTAGGGTTGAGGGCGTCGTAGTACCGCTGATAACTCCATTCACGTCAGATGGAAAGGTGGACTATGACGCGTTTGAGTGGCACGTGAAGAGGCTCGTTGATGGTGGTGTCAGCGGCCTCTTCCCGAACTCGACAACAGGGGAGTTCGTGCACGTGACGTTCGACGAGGCCCTTAGGCTAGTGAAGGCCGCTGTGGCCGCGACGCCGTCGAGCATTATGGTCCTCCCGGGCGTCAGCTCCCTTAGGACTGAGGACTCCGTCAGGATGGCAAGGGAGTTCGTGAACGTCGGAGCTGACGGGGTTGTGGTGTTGCCCCCGTTCTTCTTCAGGTCCTCTGAGGAGATAGCCTACAGGCACTTCTCAGCTGTAGCTAAGAGCGTTGACGTCCCAGTGATAATTTATAACAACCCGTTGAACACGGGCGTAGTGGTGCCCGTCAGCACCTACGTTAGACTTGCCTCGGAGTTCAGCAACGTCATGGCTGCAAAGGTCACATATGCAGACTTCTCCTACTTAGTGGAGCTCATAAGGGATGTGAAGGCCGTGAGGAAGGACTTCACAGTACTCACAGGGCTTGACTACATGTTCCTCCCAACCCTCCTTGTGGGCGGGGACGGCGTTGTGCCAGGCCTTGGCAACATAGCGCCGGAGCTCTACGTGGGCCTCTACAGGGCTTTTAACTCGAGGGACTGGGACGGCGTCGTCAGACTGAACAGAGCCGTCCTCCAGCTCAGCAGGCTCTACTGGCTGACTGGCCAGGGCGTCGAGTCGCCTGCCACAATTAAGGCTGTGCTCGAGGCCATAGGAGCTCCAGTGAAGAGGTACGTGAGGGAGCCCCTCAGGCCTCTAAACGATGAGGAGGTTAAGAAAGCCCTGGAGATATTCAACGAGGCGAAGTCGGAGGCCGCAATTAAACAGCGCTCATAA